The Alteromonas mediterranea DE genome contains the following window.
CCAACCACCCACACAAAAGGCACAAAATAGCGCGCCAACCCTAGCATTCGATGACGTATTAGCAACAGTTAAACAAGTCCCCCAAACAAACTTGAAGACATGGGAGGATATTGACCGTTTAGACGTACGCCCTGGCAAAGGCATTATCAAGGTAAGAGGAAAGAACCACTGGGAAGTGCAGTTAAACGCGCAAACGGGGGAAGTGCTTCAAGTGGCCTATCGCCGGACAGATACCATAGAAGCTATTCACGACGGCAGCTGGTTTTTTGAAGGCGCTAAGCTTTGGTTTTTTCTACCCGCGGCCATTTTACTGTTTGTACTCTGGGTAACCGGGTTGGTTATGCTGATAACAACGTTGAAAAGCAAATACCGAAAGCAAAAATATCAGCAAAAAAATCGCCAACGACGTTAGTCGTTAAAGCAAATAGGTTAATGCAAGCTGTATGCTTTTACCTTGGGCAAAAGGGGCTTTATCATCGGTACTGGTATAGTACAGCTGATCGGTTAAATTTTCCCAACTGGCCTGTAACACAATACGCTCGTTCATACGCCAGCTACCGCCCACATTCAACGTAATAACGTCATCAAGGGGTCGCTCTCCCTCTGCGACATCTGATTTACTAGCGCGATAAACCACCGTGGTAAAAAAGCGCGCACTGCCCAATGTCATACCAACATTAAACCGATGATTATCGGCAGGTATATCAGCAATAGCATTACCTAACTCATCGCGCCCATTTACCCATGCGCCACTTAATGTCGCATCAATGTTGTTAACTTTCGACTGCCAACTAAGCTGATAGCTTAGCCCTTTAATGGTGGCACTATCCAAATTCGCATATTGTAAAACGTCGTCAGCTATCGCTTGCCTTTCTATGTAATTATCAATTTGCTGATAAAATACGTCGATAGCGCCCTGCAGCTGTTCGCTGTTGTAAGCAAAAGTAGCTTGTGAGTTTAGGGCGCTCTCGGTTTGCAGCTTTGTACTGCCTATTACTGTGCCACGGGGCGTTTCCCCCGCGAAAAAGCGCTCGGTTAATGACGGGTTTCTAAATGCGCTAGATACATACAAGCTTGTTGCCCAACGCTTTGCTAATTGATAGTTTACTCCGATATAACCGCTTAAATTTGTGGCGGTGACGTTTTCATTGGTACCGGTATTATCAGATTGTCGCTGCCAATCCACCCGCGCACCTAGCGCCAATGCGGTGCTATTCCATTGACGTGAGGCATCTACAATACCGGCAGCATTTATTTCATTTGCATTCAGTGTACTTACTTCATAAGCAAGTGCAGGCGCCCTTTCCTCTAAAAGGGCAATAGAATCAGGCCCATGGCCCTGTTCAACCGGGATAGCGGTTAAGCTAAATTCTTTTTCGTCTGCTTCTACGCCTTCGCGCCCTGACACCTGTAACTGCCAGTTAAACCACCAATCTTGCCAATTGCCCTTGGTCTTAATATCAAAGCCATAATCAAGCGCCTTGTTTTCGCTATCGTTAATACGGCTTTGCGGGCGCAACACCGACGTCTCTAAATAAGACTGATGCCACCAGATGCTTCCTGTGTAGTTATCCGCTCCAACCGTCAACTTGCCTAGCCAGTGCGTGTTATCTGGATAAGTAGAAATTCGATTTAAAGGGTAATCGCTGCTCGATTTACCAATATTATTGTTGTCAGAATAGAGGGTCCACGCTTCTTTTATAAACCCGCTTTCAGGGCGATGTCGCAAGAAAAGCCCGGCCTGTTCAAATTGATCAAATAACAGAGCGCCGTTAGCATCTTCTCCCTTATTAGCATTGCGATAGGCTATATTCCAATCTGTATTCCCGACACTGTCTTTGTAGCTAAGGGTTTTCATTTGCTGGTTGCTACTGTACCCCACATTAAGATAAGGGTTCTCGGTGGCATCTAGCTGCAAATTAACCGCGCCTCCTAGTGCACCTGACCCCAAATACGTAGAAGCTGCGCCAGGCAATACAGAAACCGACGTTATAAATTCAGGTGGAACAAAGCCAATGCTAGAACCTGCTCGCCTATCGCTGACAATAGGCACACCATCAAGCAGCGTTTGAATACGCCAACGAGAGTACCCCCTAATACTAATACTTTGTATCTGACCGCCCTGCCCGTTGAGGGATACGGAAGGCGCTTGCAACAAAAGTTCGTTGGTGTGTAGCGGCGTCACCAGGTGACTTTTATCAAATTGATACTGAGGAAATATACGGGATAGGGATTCATCGTAATAAGGCCGCGTTGCGGTTACGGTGTAACGCTCTAACTGACTGATATCTGCATGTTGCGCGAAGCTTAAAGGCGAAACAAAAGAAAAGAATAAACCCGCACATAGCCCTGAAAACGTCACGGTGTTTTTAGCGTTTTTACCTCGTGTAGAGATAAAGTAGAAACACAGAAAAAGAAAAAAAGGCGAGGAATAAGAAGACAAAAGCACACTCATTAAACTGACAAGTTAGGGATAAAACTAAGACTTAAAATTAAAATGTAAAAGCCAGGGCACGACAATTTCATTACCGCCGCGCCTTTCGCTGGCTTATAAAAAGGTAAGATGACATTGCGCATGAGGTAACCCCATGCGCTTTGCCCGTTTCGCTATTTATTAATAACAGGTAGACCAGAAGTCCACGGACCGCCAGCTTCAACTACGGCTTGTTGGAGTGCAGGCACGGCAGTGCTTTGCAATGTGCCAATACGCGCAACCGCACTGTCTAAGCTATCGTTTGCGTAACCCAGCTGATCTTTATGCTGCGCTGTAGGACCGTAGGAAGAGCCTAGTGCCGAACGAGCATATCGTAAACGGCTCATGATATTAGCGGGCTTTATACCCATTCTATCGCGAGACTTAAGGCCGTAGAATTGTCTGTTTACGGCATGTATCTCTTCTTGAATTGCAGCAAACTGCGCCTCAAGCTTTGCAATATCGCTTGGGGTACGATCAATGGCTGTGCGCAGCAACGCCATTGTATCTTTCAGATGTTTTAGCACTGTTGTGGCTGAAATCGCACGTTTTTGTGCATCACTAACCGCACTTCCATAGACTTCCATTTCTTGTGGTGTTGCACCTTCAAGTGCACCTTCAACAATAGCAGCCAATTCGAATGAAACCGGCTCAGAAAGCGGCGTTACCTCAGTACCCACGCGTTTAAACAAGGTAGCGGTATAGCTGCCTGGCAGTGCCATCAGACCATTATTTTTACTGTCTTTTTCCGTTAACGGGTTAGTAGATGCATACTTCATATCCCACGTTAGGCGATGTAGCCCTTTTTTGGTCTTGCCATCAACGCGTTTAATAATGTCGCCTTCGCTATCACGCACTTCAATATAAACCGCAGGTTCCGCTTCTTGATTTTCCGCTTCAACCGCTTCCCAACTCGGGTATTTAGGGTACTTTTTATCTTCTACTGCTTTTTTATCTGCTTCTTGGCGCTTTTCTTTGGCTGTTAGCAAACTGTCTTTAAGGTAATAGGTGAAGGTTGCACCATGCTCTGGGTTCTTCGCTACAAAGCGATCGTCGCCGTCAGAGTCGGTGTGATTATCATCTAGCTGGAACCATTTTACTGGGCGGCTTGGCCCGAACAAAATCGCGTCTTGCTGCATCGACTTTTCGGTTAATGAACGAAGCGGTGCGTAGTCATCAAGAATGTAGATCCCGCGACCGAAGGTACCAGCAACCAGGTCATTTTCACGACGCTGAATTTTTACGTCTCGTGTTGAAATTGTTGGCATACCGCCATCAAGCTCAACCCATTTCTTGCCGCCATTCACCGAGAAGAACACGCCAAATTCGGTGCCAATAAATAACAGATCTTTGTTTACGTGGTCTTGCACAATGCGCCAAACCAAATGCTTTTCAGGCAAGTCTTCAGCAAGCGATGTCCAACTTTTACCAAGGTTTGTCGACTTAATCAGGTACGGCTTGTAGTCACCATATTTATGATTATCTAATGCGACGTAAACCGTATTAGGGTCGTATAAATCGGCGCGGATATCATTGACGTACGAGTTCGCAGGAATCCCTCGAATATCGTCTAACTCAATCTTTTTCCAAGATTTACCGCCGTTAGTGGTCACTTGAATAATGCCGTCGTCAGTCCCTGCCCACAATATATTTTCATCTACCGGGCTTTCTGCGAAGTTAGCGATGGTATGAAATTCCGTCATTGCGTACAGGTCCCAGCCAGCTTCCACTGACCACGTACGTCCCATTAATGGCGAATGCATGCGATTGCCGTTTTTCGTTAAATCGCCTGATACCGCCCTCCAGCTGTCTCCGCGATCATCGCTTCGCCATACTCGCTGAGACGCAAAGTAAATACGCGCAGGGTCGTGGGCCGAAACATTAATAGGCGCGTCCCAGTTATAACGCTCTGCGGGATCGCCAGGTAGCGGCTGCGGTTTAATGTAAACCCCTTCGCGGGTTTTCATGTCTACACGGGTCAAGTTACCTTGTTGCCACTGCGAGTACACAATATCCGGGTTGCCTGGTTCTGTTGCCGGTCCGTGACCGTCACCACCAAGCGTAAGGAACCAATCTTTGTTCTTAATCCCCTCTTCTCGCATTGTTCGCGAAGGGCCACCTTGGGTAGAGTTATCTTGCGCACCGGCATAAATTTTATAAAAAGGCGTAGAATCATCGGGCGCCACTTTATAGAACTGCGTTAACGGTAAGTTAGCCATAAAGCGCCAGTTCGCCATTCTGTCGTGCGACATATAAATTCCCCCATCAGAACCCATTAACACGAAGTCTGGGTCGGTGGGGTGAAATGCCATGGCATGATCGTCAACGTGCTTGCGCTTGGTGTTAATGGGTGTCCAAGTTTTACCGCCGTCGTCTGACACTTTGCTGTAGTTACTCGCTATATACACCCGATCAAACTGGTGTTGGTCTGCGAAAATCTCTTGGTAGTAGTGCGGACCGGTTCCCCCACCTACTTCATCCGACATCTTGGTCCAGCTGGCACCTTGGTCGGCAGAGCGATAAAAACCTCCACCGCGGTTGTCGGTTTCAATAGTGGCATAGATAACATCGGGGTTCATAGGCGATATTGCCATTCCGATTTTTCCCATATTGCCTTCTGGCAAGCCGGTTTTAAGTTCGGTCCAGGTTTCGCCACCATCGTTTGATGTATGAATACCTGCCCCTTCGTTTGTCCCCACATAAGCACCAATAGAGCGCTGACGCGCCCAGGTTGCTGCGTAAAGCTTATCAGGGTTGCGAGGGTCGATAAGCAGTGAGGTTACGCCTGTCCACTTATCAGCAGGGGTAAGGACCTGCTTCCATGTTTCGCCACCGTCGGTAGTTTTGTATAGGCCGCGCTCGCCACCACCACTCCATAGAGGGCCTTGGGCTGATACCCAAACGATATCGGGATTGGTAGGATGAATAATAATGTCTGAAACGTGCTCGGATTTAGACAGCCCCATATTTTTCCAGGTTTGACCGCCGTCTACTGACTTGTAAACGCCGTCACCGAAGCTGATATGCCGGCCACCGTTATTTTCGCCGGTACCAACCCAAATGATATTTGAATTGCTTGGCGCAATAGTAACGTCACCAATGGAATAGACCGGCTGGTCGTCAAAAATAGGCGTCCAGGTTGTACCTGCGTTAGTCGTTTTCCATACGCCGCCCGAACCAACGGCGGTATACCATGTGGATGGGTTATTCTGATCGATTGCAATATCAGCAATACGCCCCGACATATACGCAGGCCCAATGTTTCTGAGCTCCATTGCTTTAAACGTTGAGCTGCTAAATATTTCGTCTTTGTCGTTTTTATCTGCGTAGGTGGGCGAGCACGACAGTGCTATTGATACAGCAACTGCCGCTTTAAGAAGCTTTTTCATTATTATTATCCAGTGTGTTTAAAGGGCATCACGCCCTTACAAGTTTGTTGTTAACAACTTTATAGCATTACTTATAAACACTGGATAATTCAATGCACTCCACGACCAAACTACGATTATGAAGGTTAAAAAATCTTCCAGATGGTATTAGCGTATTATTGATGCGTAAAATCCAAAGGGCGCAATCAAATCACTGTGCTTGAGCGCGCCGTTTATTCTGGACACTAAAAGAGTTGGCTATTTTTAAATAACCTGGCGGCTTTAAAACGTTACCATGTCGTCATCAATAAGGTGCCCGACAACAGCGCTATTTTCAGCATCGATAAACCCGTTATCAATAGCGTTGAAGCGCTCTGTTGTTACTTTGCGGTAATTTGGGTGCGTAAAAATATAGGTTTGCTTTGATTTAAGGGCTTCGATTACGCGTTCGGCTAGCATAGCTGCCGGGATCCCAGACTCAACCGCCATGGTAGCCGCTTGCGCCCCCGCTTTAAGCTTTTCTTTATCAATGCGATTTTCTTGAGCGACGGCGTACTTTTGTTGACGATTTCGATAAGACTCATGGATTCGCGTTTTCACAAAGGCTGGGCACAGTACAGAGGTGTGAATATTGAAAGGTTTAAGCTCAGCAATCCAGCTTTCTGTCATTGAAACCACAGCGGCTTTAGACGCGCAATACGCCCCTGCGTAGGGCATTCCCATCATTCCAGCCATTGAAGCCACATTTAACACCCAACCGCCTTCACCATGCTCTTGAATGGCTGGAACGCTAGCCTGCGCACCGTAAAGCACACCCATTACGTTAACATCCATTACCCAGCGCCACGTTTCGTGCTCTGAGTCTTCGACTTTCCCCGGGGTGCCGCCCACACCAGCATTATTGATGACCATGTGAACTTTGCCGAACTTATCTTTCGCATTAGCAACAATGTCTTCCCACTGGGAATAGTCTGTCACGTCCAACGCGCAGGTAAGAATATTATAGCCTTTTTCACGCAGGGCACTTCCCGACTGCATTAGCGCAGCGTTGTCGATATCCCCCATCACTATATTCATGCCCTGTTCGGCTAACGCCTCTGCCAAAGCCAAACCGATGCCGCCAGCCGCGCCCGATATAATTGCCGTTTTACCATTGAACTCGTTCGACATGTTATTCTCCTGTTATTGTTGTGCCGCAGTGTTCACCGTTCTGTGTTCTAAAGGCATACCTTGCGCGACACACGACTATTCGTCGCATCCCGCACAGTGAAAAAAGCGGACTATTTGTAATAAACAGATTAGGAGGGTTCAAACGAGGAATATACTTTATTTAGCTAATTTCTATGACTTCACGAAATTGATGGCGGGCATAGTGAGGGGGGCTGCAAGGGGCAAGGGGCAAGGGGCAAGGGGCAAGGGGCAAGGGGCAAGTGTAAGCCCCTTTAATAATCTAACGTATGTAAAAACTGTCTTTGTTGGTTGCAAAAAAAGTTAAAACAACGGGCGAACCGGCATGTTAGTTCGCTGGCATAACATACATTTCTCGTACACACGCCGAGCTATCAGCG
Protein-coding sequences here:
- a CDS encoding PepSY domain-containing protein, yielding MSVTLRKYSRSIHLWLSLVIFIPVIIVIASGLLLQVKKEFDWIQPPTQKAQNSAPTLAFDDVLATVKQVPQTNLKTWEDIDRLDVRPGKGIIKVRGKNHWEVQLNAQTGEVLQVAYRRTDTIEAIHDGSWFFEGAKLWFFLPAAILLFVLWVTGLVMLITTLKSKYRKQKYQQKNRQRR
- a CDS encoding TonB-dependent receptor encodes the protein MLLSSYSSPFFLFLCFYFISTRGKNAKNTVTFSGLCAGLFFSFVSPLSFAQHADISQLERYTVTATRPYYDESLSRIFPQYQFDKSHLVTPLHTNELLLQAPSVSLNGQGGQIQSISIRGYSRWRIQTLLDGVPIVSDRRAGSSIGFVPPEFITSVSVLPGAASTYLGSGALGGAVNLQLDATENPYLNVGYSSNQQMKTLSYKDSVGNTDWNIAYRNANKGEDANGALLFDQFEQAGLFLRHRPESGFIKEAWTLYSDNNNIGKSSSDYPLNRISTYPDNTHWLGKLTVGADNYTGSIWWHQSYLETSVLRPQSRINDSENKALDYGFDIKTKGNWQDWWFNWQLQVSGREGVEADEKEFSLTAIPVEQGHGPDSIALLEERAPALAYEVSTLNANEINAAGIVDASRQWNSTALALGARVDWQRQSDNTGTNENVTATNLSGYIGVNYQLAKRWATSLYVSSAFRNPSLTERFFAGETPRGTVIGSTKLQTESALNSQATFAYNSEQLQGAIDVFYQQIDNYIERQAIADDVLQYANLDSATIKGLSYQLSWQSKVNNIDATLSGAWVNGRDELGNAIADIPADNHRFNVGMTLGSARFFTTVVYRASKSDVAEGERPLDDVITLNVGGSWRMNERIVLQASWENLTDQLYYTSTDDKAPFAQGKSIQLALTYLL
- a CDS encoding WD40/YVTN/BNR-like repeat-containing protein; translation: MKKLLKAAVAVSIALSCSPTYADKNDKDEIFSSSTFKAMELRNIGPAYMSGRIADIAIDQNNPSTWYTAVGSGGVWKTTNAGTTWTPIFDDQPVYSIGDVTIAPSNSNIIWVGTGENNGGRHISFGDGVYKSVDGGQTWKNMGLSKSEHVSDIIIHPTNPDIVWVSAQGPLWSGGGERGLYKTTDGGETWKQVLTPADKWTGVTSLLIDPRNPDKLYAATWARQRSIGAYVGTNEGAGIHTSNDGGETWTELKTGLPEGNMGKIGMAISPMNPDVIYATIETDNRGGGFYRSADQGASWTKMSDEVGGGTGPHYYQEIFADQHQFDRVYIASNYSKVSDDGGKTWTPINTKRKHVDDHAMAFHPTDPDFVLMGSDGGIYMSHDRMANWRFMANLPLTQFYKVAPDDSTPFYKIYAGAQDNSTQGGPSRTMREEGIKNKDWFLTLGGDGHGPATEPGNPDIVYSQWQQGNLTRVDMKTREGVYIKPQPLPGDPAERYNWDAPINVSAHDPARIYFASQRVWRSDDRGDSWRAVSGDLTKNGNRMHSPLMGRTWSVEAGWDLYAMTEFHTIANFAESPVDENILWAGTDDGIIQVTTNGGKSWKKIELDDIRGIPANSYVNDIRADLYDPNTVYVALDNHKYGDYKPYLIKSTNLGKSWTSLAEDLPEKHLVWRIVQDHVNKDLLFIGTEFGVFFSVNGGKKWVELDGGMPTISTRDVKIQRRENDLVAGTFGRGIYILDDYAPLRSLTEKSMQQDAILFGPSRPVKWFQLDDNHTDSDGDDRFVAKNPEHGATFTYYLKDSLLTAKEKRQEADKKAVEDKKYPKYPSWEAVEAENQEAEPAVYIEVRDSEGDIIKRVDGKTKKGLHRLTWDMKYASTNPLTEKDSKNNGLMALPGSYTATLFKRVGTEVTPLSEPVSFELAAIVEGALEGATPQEMEVYGSAVSDAQKRAISATTVLKHLKDTMALLRTAIDRTPSDIAKLEAQFAAIQEEIHAVNRQFYGLKSRDRMGIKPANIMSRLRYARSALGSSYGPTAQHKDQLGYANDSLDSAVARIGTLQSTAVPALQQAVVEAGGPWTSGLPVINK
- a CDS encoding SDR family NAD(P)-dependent oxidoreductase, whose protein sequence is MSNEFNGKTAIISGAAGGIGLALAEALAEQGMNIVMGDIDNAALMQSGSALREKGYNILTCALDVTDYSQWEDIVANAKDKFGKVHMVINNAGVGGTPGKVEDSEHETWRWVMDVNVMGVLYGAQASVPAIQEHGEGGWVLNVASMAGMMGMPYAGAYCASKAAVVSMTESWIAELKPFNIHTSVLCPAFVKTRIHESYRNRQQKYAVAQENRIDKEKLKAGAQAATMAVESGIPAAMLAERVIEALKSKQTYIFTHPNYRKVTTERFNAIDNGFIDAENSAVVGHLIDDDMVTF